The DNA region CACGCTTCATgtattaaacttttttttttccttctcctcTCTTCTGTCGACAAAGGGATCTGCAAACCAGTACCGGGGTGTATTTGATTGTGTACAAACGATTGTGCGAGAAGAAGGGCCTTCTGCTCTTCTCAAGGTAGCCATTAGTCTCTTCATCTACCTTATTGCAGCCGTGCTTTTTATCACCCTGAAGCTAGATTCCATTATCATGTTCCATACTTCTGCTCTGGCGACAACACTAACACTTCCAACATAGTTTATACCTGATGGTTTTGAATGAGGCTAAATTTGCCATATCATTACTATTTTCTCATAGTTTCCAAGGAAACTAAAtggaaattcaaatttttgaatGTGCTTTTGTTGCCTTTCCTCTTACTTGAATGTGTTGCTGCTGCAGGGAATTGGGCCGAGGGTACTGTGGATAGGCATTGGGGGTTCGATATTCTTCGGAGTCCTCGAGAGCACGAAGCGGATACTAGCTCAAAGGCACTCTTCACTTCCTCCACTTCCGGAAAAGAAGAAGCATAGCTAAGAGTTATGTCACTAATAGAGCTGGTTCTTTACACTGTTTTTGCTCCTCAAAAGATGAGACCATCCATGCCAAAAGCCGAGAATAAGTAGAAAACATCCCAGCTTGGGATAAGCATATGATTAGTGCATTGATGCTTGTATTCAACTTCTTTGGAGGTAACTATCCATTGTGACGTGCAATTTCATTTTCTCATCTATCAGATGTTCGGTAAGTTGGCAAGCTTAGCTTTGTTCTGTAACTTTTTCATCCATGGGATGGGCCAAATAGTTCATATCTCCTTTAAACCCGACGAACAAAAAATCCAATGAACACTATAACTTGACAACTTCTGGAATAGTTAATGGAAATTTTCAACTAAATCCAACTGCTCCTAGATCTATACAGCAAAGAAGACTCTGCAGCAATATTGGTGAGGCATGCAACCTCCACTTCTTACCTAACTTTAGTAAAATCAAGTTAACCTGTGAACCTCCAAGCATCAAAGAGCAATGTGGAAGCCCATAAATTAACCTGAACCTAGCGAACAGGCAAAATCGCAATAGAATGGAATTGATTTGACATACAACAGAATCCAATTTTAGCATGGCGAATCAATTCCATTGCACCAAGCATGACACTCGAATATATTGAAAGTTCAGTACCACATCAATGATAAATCAAATGTTCTACAATAGACCATACTGTGTATATAGCTTACCAATCGACTAAACTGTACATAAACACGAGATAAATCACCATAATCGAGCTTATTTCTCCCTAAAAGCACCAACTAAATATTGACTCTTAACATAGCATACGATAATGATCTCGAGACAAATACACAAATTCCAATAACTGCCCAATTCCCATCCACCATATCATATCTTCTCCACCTTATCAGCCTTCACCACAGGATTTGCCTTGGCGATTGCATCCCGCCCGGCGGACTTATAGTTGAAGACACAGTTATGCTTATCCGAATACCGGTGTATCGAGCAGAATGTGTCCCCGCACCTGCACTTGAAACCCGTCAGCCCAACCCGTTTACTGCAGAAACTGCAACGGTTTGCGGGTCTCTTCTCGGGGTTCCCAGAGCTGGACCCCTCTGCTTGTTTAACTTCTTCTTGAGACGGTGGTGGCAGCGGCAGGGCTTCTTCGTTAGAATTCTCCACAGCCTGATCATTAACACCCACCTTCTGCAGTACAGCTTTGTGATCAAACGATTCCTCCTTCGTTTGCTTCAGAAGATAGTCTTTGTAGCATTTGGAGCAGAGGTTGTTGGTGTTGGGGTTACCGAAGAACCCGCAGTTATTCACGCAGAGAGGAGGATCGGTCGAGGGTTCACACCCGGTCTCCTCAAGCTTCCTCTTTTGCGATTCTTGCTCCATCACTAACCGATTTCAATCAAAACCCAGTCCGAAAAGCACAAACcaccaccaaaaaaaaaaaaaaagtcccaAAACAAAGGAACCAATCAATTCAAAAGAGTGAGCTAACAAGAAGCCCCCAGCTCACCAATCAGACAACCACCCATCAGCTTCGACCACCGCCGCCACAGATTCCCACCTGCGGATTCAATCAAAAGTTCCAAATTTAACGAAACCCAGATGGATATTTCGCGTCCCGTGCCTGTTCTACATCGGAAGGATTCCGGTAACGAGACAAAACTGGAGAAAAAGCAAGGGCTGCCCCGGAGAAGAAACAGACATGGATCTAGAGAGGGATTAGGATTACCTCATCAGCAGATCTCTGAGTTTTGATCTGCAGAAGCCGACACAGACATAGAGGGGAAGAGGCGGAGGTGGATTGATCCACAAGAATGAATGAGCTCTGCTTCGTCTGGAAGGTGAAAGAAAGGTGAGGATTAGGAGAAATGAGATAATACGGAGcaaaccccaaaaaaaaaaaaaaaaaaaagggtttcAAGAAAGGTTTTTTTGGGGACTTTCTTCAAACTTTTGTTCTctctgttttcttttgtttttttgggtgggCCAAGTGGGGCCCACTTGCGACACATGCGTAGCCGTATACTGCCGCTTTCCATGACGGTCGGTTGCATGGGGGGTTTGAAGTTTGGAACAGTGGAACAGTGACATATTTGGTCAACTTCAATAAATGGTCCCTGAACTTCTTGTTTCCTTTATTATCACCCCTCTTCTTTGATTTGGTCAAATCAGTCCCCTCAATTTGGGGAGAAAAATCTTAATATAAATCTCGTTTATAATGGCCATGTGTCAAACTATCAAATTTggctctcttttttattttgattttttttttacaaaagaGGCCTAAtacctaatacaatgaaagagaaattttaaataactaataatgGGACACGAATAGTCTCAGTAGGTATCAAACCTGCTACTTCTAGATCAATAGGTGAGGGCGTACGTCACTACGCTACACTCTCTTttgattattttgattttttaatattaatttccttaagatatcatgtaaagcgtgtgtatatatataataatttatttaccaaaatataaaagttttatTTCAAGTCGCCACCACAATTTAAATAGTTTTTATCGTGACGTTGGGTTATATGCAAAATTACTCCAGTCTATTGACAGTCATTGCTTGGGTTGATCATGGTAGCGAGATGCTTTAAATGAATTTCGAATACCACTTACAATTAACGGGGTttttaattatgattttttaacGCGATGTTAGAATGtcctaattattttttcagttaaatataaaattactcCAGTCTATTAACAATCATTGCTTGGGTTGATCATGGTAGCGAGCTGCTTTAAATGAATTTCGAATGCCACACTTACAATTAACGGGGTTCTCAATAATGATTTTTAAACTAATTGAGACAATGATTTTTTCCAACTAaactcttatttatttatgcattTGTGCCTTTTTATATCCATTCCATTTACTATTAAGATggattttgatattttctctTGCGTTCACGTATGCTTTTCGAGATAAgattaatattgaaattttaaattaaatttatactaagtaaaaattacaataattataatattttgtacttatagatttattgtattattataatatggtaCATCATTTGAACAATATAATGCAACCcatattttttgctttttatactaaataaaaaaattatcatcatATTTGAGTACATCCTAACTTGATATTATGCGTCAAAAAGGTATCaagatcaaataaaatatattgcatctaccgaaaaaatatatatatagcagtaACGATAAGTTATAATGGTAACATGTAAAAAGAATTAGAAGATaattaatgaagaaaaattaGCTAGACTAATACATATTACAAATAGatatgaattaatatttgaattttgataaaatgaaTTGCATctctaacatatatataattctctcctaattttatgcatatattatttaatcactgagaaaaacaaagaagaagacGGGAGGACAACGTCGAATGGGTTTGTCAAGATTTGGACGGAATTGGACGGAATGGTGAATGTGACGTACAATTATTAAGTGAatgtctaaattaatataaaaaaaaatttcgagaTAAATTTTATGTACGTTCAATTTTTGAAGgattaatttatcaatttattcTTATCTTATTTAAGTGGAGTTGAAGTTTGGAAACGGAGAAAATTCACAgggaatatttttttaaagatcgCCTCAATTCGAATTTGGATCAGAcaaaattgattgattgtACTTCCGAATGCAAGTTCACTCAGAGAGGTAAAAAGGGCGGGGGGACCGACAGTTCTGTTTAGAGAcagttcttcttcttcctcagggGCATCAAAGTCGTCGTTGGCCAAAATTCGAAAAGGTCAGAACTTTCCCTCTCTAAAATGGCGGAGAAACCGTAGCAGAGAGAGGGGACCTGCCCCGCCATGGGACCTCGCAGAGTACacttcttctgcttcttctcctctctcttgcACACACGCAGACAAACGCATGCAAAACTCCAAACAGATGCTGTCCGAAATCCGGAGATCATCACGATTTCCTCCCTTCGTTCATCACAACAAAAGCCACGCCATGGGACCTCGCACTCTCCGTTGCCTCAGTTTCCGGGAAAAGTCCGCAGCTTTTCTTAGAAACCCAACACCTCTCTCGCCTCAATGGGGTGCGTCCAAGCGAAGCTCGACTTTCCCTCGCCCTCTAAAGGCCTCGACGGGCTCAAGCTCCAGAACGGGTATGTCAAGGGAGGGGCAGAGAGGAGGCCTGTCGACCGGAAACAGCCGGTCAAGGGCGATGGAGGTGGCGGCCGGGCTGTTAATGGGAAAGGAGAGAGGAATGGTGGGAGTGGGAGCCAGAGGGCCGGGGCTAATAAGAAGATTGGAGGAGATGAGCTTGTCAATGGTTGGCCGAAGTGGCTGGTCGATAACATTGATCGTGCTGCTTTGGCCGGTTTGGTCCCGAAGAGCGCCGATTCGTATGAGAAGCTGGCTAAGGTCAGCGTCCCTATCCTAACCGCCCAATTTCGGTATTTTCGGAGGATTCATCGTTGTTCCGTCGTGGTCGTGGCACAGGCTCATAACTGTTCTGTTTGATTGTACATACCACGGCTATAAATCTAATTTGCATTCATTGGCAACAATCTTGGCATTGGTGGTTCTCTTTCAGCAGTCATCGAATGAGGCCTCGATAGAGTAGAGGATATGCCTTGGTATTGGATTTAGATGACTTGTTCAAGAGGGCGAGGATTAAGGGTTCTTAACTTTTTACCAGTTATTCTGTAATGGCTTCACTACATAAATGATCGCGGCCATGCCAGTTGTTGCATTGGCGTGATTTAGCACGTTGTATATCGAGCTTCTCAGCGATGATCTTTGTACCCAGTCAAGTCAGGCTCCGTTTTATCTATTGTCAGCAGTGGTTTTAAGTGTATCTGCTTGATGACTCATTATCATGGCATTTATTTCACGAAAATGGACGAGGGATTCTTAAAAAGCGATCGTTGTATCTGCTTAATTTTCATTGCTTACTTTTGCCGCATTATGAAGTTGTACTGGCTATTTTACTGCTCCATGATTCTATAGATGCCCAAAAGAATGAAATGGAATCATGCAGGTAGGACAAGGAACTTATAGCAATGTATATAAAGCTCGAGACAGGGACAATGGGAAAATTGTTGCCCTGAAAAAGGTCCGCTTTGACACATCGGAGCCTGAGAGCGTCAAGTTTATGGCAAGAGAGATTACGGTTCTGCAGCACCTAGATCATCCCAATGTAATCAAGCTTGAAGGAATTGCTACATCGAGGATGCAGTACAGTCTCTATCTTGTTTTCGATTTTATGCAGTCGGACCTCACAAAGATTATTTGTCGTCCTGGCGAACGCCTCGCAGAACCACAGGTTAGGCTTTCTTGTTTCTGTCTGTAAACCACTGGCTTATCACCGGAAAGTGCTTATGGAGGAACTCTGCGGTTCATTTTGTCTTATaaacatatacatatgaaTCTCGATCTCTCCCTTGCACGATTGACGCGAGATCTGAGTCATTACACTCCCAAATAGAAAAATGTGCCATATCAAACTTCTTGTTTACAAAAAAAGTTTGGACAATTTGATTACCTGATTTATATTACATTAGGCTGCTTCTCTGTAACAGGTCAAATGCTATATGCAACAGTTGCTAGCAGGTCTCCAGCACTGCCACAAGAAAGGGATCCTCCACAGAGACATTAAAGCCTCCAACTTGTTGATAGACAAGAGTGGCCAGCTGAAGATTGCAGACTTTGGTCTTGCGAATTTCTTCAATCCTGACGAGAAATGTCCCCTTACAAGTCGAGTGGTCACCCTCTGGTATAGAGCCCCTGAGCTTCTCTTGGGCTCCACTGATTATGGGGTTGGTGTCGATCTCTGGAGCGCAGGATGCTTATTGGCTGAGATGTTTCTTGGCAGGGCTTTTATGCCTGGGAAAACCGAGGTACAAAATGACTAGGAAGCATGTTCTAGAACTAAATTGCTTTAAAGCAAGACTATCTTTGGAAAGTTTCCAGCATCAAGCCATTTACTGCATTTCAAAGGTTGGAAGTCCGGTTTGGCAGCCGGAGAAATGAAGAGGTGAATGTATGACGTTAAAACATAGTAATAGATTTTGACAGGGCAAAAACGCAAACCAAAGCATAGGGGAACGGAAAAAAGAGGACGAGGAGGAATGTCTTTGGAGAGTAAGAGGGCGGCAGTCATTGTAGAATATTCTTGTTCTGCCATCAACCCACCACTTTCAATTGCGATTTTCCTTCATGagctaaaataaaaaaataaacttgaTCTCCTGTTTTCTCGATTGGGTAGAGCAGTCATGCTTATTACGTATTTCCTGCATTCAGGTCGAGCAGCTGCATAGGATCTTCAAGCTTTGTGGTGCACCCTCGGAGGATTactggaagaagatgaagctTCAGACTAGCTTTCGACCACCCCCACACTATCAACCAAGTTATCGTGGTACCTTCAAGGATTTTCCTGCCTCATCGTTTGGTCTCTTGTGCAAACTTCTTGCCCTTGACCCCGCTTATCGGGGCACTGCATCATTTGCCCTGCAAGATGAAGTAAGCAACAGATAAAGCTTTTGTTCTTTCATCATCTTTCACGCACTAATCTTTCCATTCCAAAGTGCCAACACTTTGGCAAGGTTTTGTAAGCGGGAATTTTTTCAAACATCACGAGGCAATGAGGTTTTGTAAGAGTGATTTTGTTTATTCAAACCACAATTGTAGTATGCTAAGGAGGTTATATGTGCTTGCAGTTCTTTAAAACAAGTCCCTTAGCATGTGATCTCTCAGGACTGCCTGTAGTGCAAAAAGAAGAGCTTCAGGCATCTCACCCCAAGAGCCTGAAGAAGTAAGTTTTACAGTAACACCTCGACTCAGTCATGTACTGTAAATTTCTATTATTGTTTGGGACTAAAATGGGGGATGAAAAATCACGTTACTGCATTGATATTGTGTTGTGCAGACTCAGGAGCTCTAAGGCAAAGGATCCATCTCACACAAATTCTGAAGTTTCTAATAAGAAGCACGTAAGGATTGTCGACCCCAAGGTTGAGACTGAATCTTCTAAAGAGGTAAGAAGAGGCCATGCTTTCTTTTCGTTTCATAGACAAGTATCCGGTTGCGAAGTAATAGATATCCCGTGCACAAAAACAGCTACAGTTCGTAGACCATTTGATGACAAATGATTTTTCAGAAAGCTCAACTTCGTCTTGGCTAAAAGGTGGAAACAACAATCTCATAAAATTATGTGAAAAGGATGAACCAGAAAAAAGTCACAACTCGGGTCGTCTACTTGGAGACATTCAGAAAGAATATTGCAATACTTTTGCAGGAGAAGAATGCAGAGTTGAGCACTCAGAGCGTTGAGGTAGGTAACAGCATCAGCAGCACTTCGAGCAGTCTAAAACCAATCATGCACGGGGTGAACCTGCACTCGTCCCTTTCTCCAATACATCGTTCAATCCGTAAAGCCTCCTCTTCGCAGACCGAAGGCCACCCGAATGCTGTCAGGAACATACAAAACTACACACTCTTGCAGGCTTCTATAACAGATATTATCAACCCCAGAGAAGGAGGCGATGGGATGGCTCGTGTCCGGAGATCTCTCTCGACTTTGGACTTTCGGTATAGGAATGCCGAGGAAATCGCTAAGTTCTTTGGGCTTGAAAAATAAAGGACAGTTGATGAGAAGGAGGCCTATAATTATATGTCTGAGCCCGGGTTCGAACTGGGGACCTTTAGTGTGTGAGACTAGCGTGATAACCAACTACACCACCCAGACTTCTTGTGCTGATTTGTGTATGTAAGATATTGTCTCCTTAAGTTAGGACTTGTATTTATACAACCACTCGGCGCTTTTTTCGGTGAACTTCGGTCGATGAAATGAAAGTGTGGGATGTAATTGTTTTCACAGTTTCAGGGATGGATTATTTGAAATTACTTTTCCTCTAACAAATGCATTTGAACTTCTTGTttggattttaaatttttttttaattcagctctacttatctttaatttaacaatacaattattacttctttttttttaataattcaatttaatttttaatactaaattctctcaactattcatttttttttcacaattcaacaacaaaatcattacttaatcattactttatctcaattattcattactttttcacactttttctcataattcaataacacaatcattatactctaattaaaatcaaaactcaactctaatatCAAACACATTCAGCTTcacatttataaattttatttatgtattttcaGATGCATTTATTATGCGAAAATCTTAAAAGAGATTATGTTCGGACTAACATTGATGAAGACGCGCATAGACAAAAACATCGGGGGGATTAAGGAGTGCAATAGTCAATCCTCGAGACTATGTAAAAGCTAATTTCCTTGGCGAAATGGACACTGTATTCTAACTAATCAATGGACTAGTTAGTTTGGACCCATTAATAAGAGGAGCAAGATTCTAATCAAACCTTCAAATCATTAAAATGTCTTCATTAGAAGACTAATAATCAGTAATTAGACAGATTTAGACTTTGATGATACAACCAGGTTGGTAGGTTAACAAACACTTGACACTAATAGAGACGGGTAGCGGGTCGCATGCCACTAGAAACAATGCCAGCTGATCTACCCCGTCGTCATATAACATTTACTCCTTAGAGATGAGTCTCGGGACAACCAGTTCCCTACTCGACGACATAACGATATGGCTAGCTATGAATATAAAGCAAAACACGATGCAACGCCACGACTCGACATCATCCATACATAATCAATGGAATCCGTCCCAACGCGGCAGGAAAGAAGATAGATATGTTTTATATGGAAAATCACATGACAATTGACGAGTCATGAGAAGCCTTTTCGAGCTTTTGATGTGAACCTGAAAAACTGACATGTGAGGTTGCGCCCCGAGGATGATGCTGGTTAGCTTATCTTCACAGCATGCAATAATGGAACGCATGCCGGCAAAATCGACTTGGCTTCCGATCATTTGACGAGCGGACAACTTTTACTTCTCGATGCCGCGTGAAATGCTAACCCAAACAGATGCCGAATATCACCGAATCTTTGTGGCGAACGACTTCCGTAACTGCTTTTTCATGCCTTTGGAACGTTCATAAGCACAAATAGCCCCACAATTTGGAGCAttcatgcacaaacatatataaattgtgAAAGGGCAAGATGGTCAATTTGCTCCGAGCCTATTCCCATGCCGACGGGTAATGGAATGACCAATCCATCTCCGTATATATACTTTGCGGAAAGGAATCCCAATTCCGGATGAATCTGGAATTGACACCTCACATTCAGAGCGAGACCGACAGCCCCCACATTGGAGTACAAAACCGGCAACCAACGGGAGCCACCTGAGCGGCACGTGATGAGCCTTCCCATATCATCCCGAGCCCATTGCATTTCCACGCCATTTGGTCCCTTCATGTAGGCTCCActccacacacacacacacacacatatatatagctcggaaattaaataatatggacttttcacccaaaaactaataatttaaaaaaaatatcaaagtgGGTTGTTTCTAAAAATTATAgtacaaaagaaaaactataCAATAATTAACTGATGAacaattatgataattaacacttattctcatatttattttctcaaatttattgCTATCTTATTGGTGCTTCTTTACTATACATGGTAAAAAACAAGATAAGGGTGCCTAACTATTTACGATATTCAGTTGCCTCTtggctatatatatgtatgtatatgacATTCATATACGTGAGGAATGAAATTAGAGTCGAGAGACGTCGTCACGATCTAGCCACCAAAAGGTATGTGATGGGGGGGCTGCCAAGTCTTGGGGTTGCAAACATGGCCCACTTGTCATTGTTATTGTCCCCCTTTTGACGTTGCTACAAACTTTTTCATTGATAATGGAAATTTAAATCATCATTTCCCACTAATTAGTCCTCCCTTattcctttttcattttttttgacGAGCACTGTTTATATTGCGTTCATTATTAAATGTGGCAGCTCTTTGATTAATCAAGCTGCTAATTCCCCTTAAATCACCACTTAAGCTTAAAAGGGAATAATTGGTAGATTGAGTTGGACTGATATTAGCTTAATTAATGACTAATTATAGTGGGAAATGATGATATGAGATTCTAAAAGTTGGGTTCAGATTCGAGTTTGGACCGCCTAACGAGCGAGTTTATGAAGTTATTTTTTGTtcatatatatgcttattaTCATGGGATCAACATTTCTCTTTCCCATTATTTTCCATCCGTACACTGTAAAAGTCCAAGATTTTGTTaaagatgattttttttattaaaaattcatctATTTTCTGTTGAGATATAttgtataaaattaaattaagttacAGTGGCGAGTTGTCTATATATGTCAAGTAATTAATCAGGATTATATATGGAAGAATAAGTACTTATGCATCTCGCAACATACGAGTCAATGTATTTCCaatttagccaaaaaaaaaagtattctCGAGCTAATCTGCGAAGCCTAAGCTCATTTAACAC from Punica granatum isolate Tunisia-2019 chromosome 3, ASM765513v2, whole genome shotgun sequence includes:
- the LOC116200303 gene encoding zinc finger A20 and AN1 domain-containing stress-associated protein 9-like, whose amino-acid sequence is MEQESQKRKLEETGCEPSTDPPLCVNNCGFFGNPNTNNLCSKCYKDYLLKQTKEESFDHKAVLQKVGVNDQAVENSNEEALPLPPPSQEEVKQAEGSSSGNPEKRPANRCSFCSKRVGLTGFKCRCGDTFCSIHRYSDKHNCVFNYKSAGRDAIAKANPVVKADKVEKI
- the LOC116202090 gene encoding probable serine/threonine-protein kinase At1g54610; translation: MGCVQAKLDFPSPSKGLDGLKLQNGYVKGGAERRPVDRKQPVKGDGGGGRAVNGKGERNGGSGSQRAGANKKIGGDELVNGWPKWLVDNIDRAALAGLVPKSADSYEKLAKVGQGTYSNVYKARDRDNGKIVALKKVRFDTSEPESVKFMAREITVLQHLDHPNVIKLEGIATSRMQYSLYLVFDFMQSDLTKIICRPGERLAEPQVKCYMQQLLAGLQHCHKKGILHRDIKASNLLIDKSGQLKIADFGLANFFNPDEKCPLTSRVVTLWYRAPELLLGSTDYGVGVDLWSAGCLLAEMFLGRAFMPGKTEVEQLHRIFKLCGAPSEDYWKKMKLQTSFRPPPHYQPSYRGTFKDFPASSFGLLCKLLALDPAYRGTASFALQDEFFKTSPLACDLSGLPVVQKEELQASHPKSLKKLRSSKAKDPSHTNSEVSNKKHVRIVDPKVETESSKEEKNAELSTQSVEVGNSISSTSSSLKPIMHGVNLHSSLSPIHRSIRKASSSQTEGHPNAVRNIQNYTLLQASITDIINPREGGDGMARVRRSLSTLDFRYRNAEEIAKFFGLEK